In the Streptomyces sp. SJL17-4 genome, GGAGCGGGGCTTCAGGCCCCGCTGGTCACTCCCGGCGGGTGGGGGCGTGAGTAACTCTGCACTTCTCGAAGTAACAGGCCCCAGATTAAGCCTCATTGGGGGTGAATCGCCCTTATCGGGCGATGAAAGTGCAAGAAACTCTCACCGCCACCGCCGAACCACCCACTCACACAGACCAGCGGGGCCTGAAGCCCAGCTAACCGACATCCGCAATCCGCTGAGCCCAGCCCGACCGCCCCATTCAACAACCGCGCACCCCCAACCCACCGGACTTCACCCACCGGCCCGAGCAACGAACCAAGCCCCCACCCACCCAGGCACACAGCCAACACACGCCCCACCGATGCCCGGCCTCGCACCCCACCCACAAGCCCCACGCCGCCCACGACGCGCAACCACCCCCCAGCAGTCCGCGTAGGCCCCGGCCCTCGGCCGCCCTCCGAGTGTGAAAAGGCGGCCTCCGCCGCCGGGTCAAGGGTGGGCGCAGCCCATCGCGCAGCGACGCGACCGAAGGGAGCGCCCTTGACGCGGTGGTGGAGGCCGCCACACTCGGAAAGAGGGCGGCCGCACCCGCACCCTCACAGTCGGCCCACCCCCTGAGCCTTATCGGGGTGACGGCGCCCCCGCCCCCGGGAGATCATCCCCCTCATGACCACTACCCCCACCACCACTACCCCCACCACCGCCTCCGCCGCCGGCACCTGGACCCTCGGGGACCTCACCGTCAACCGCATCGGCTTCGGTGCCATGCGGCTGCCCCAGCGCGGCGAGGCTCTCGTCGAGACCGCCGTCCCGCGCGATCGCGGCGAGGCCATCGCCGTACTGCGCAAGGCCGTTGACCTCGGCGTGAACCACATCGACACCGCCGCCTTCTACTTCTCGCCGCTCCGCTCCGCCAACGAGCTGATCAACAGCGCCTTCGGCGGGTCCTACCCCGACGACCTCGTCATCGCCACCAAGGTCGGCCCCTGCCGTGACACCTCCGGCGCCTGGGCCACGCACGCGCGCACCCCCGCCGCCCTGCGCGGCCAGGTCGAGGAGAACCTGCGCCAGCTCGGTCGCGACCACCTCGACGTCGTCAACCTCCGTGTCGTCGGCAGCGATTCGATCGCCGAGCGCTTCGGCGCCCTCGCCGAGCTCCGTGACGCCGGACTCATCCGCCATCTCGGCGTCTCCAACATCACCCCCGAGCAGCTCACCGAGGCGCAGGCCATCGCCCCCGTCGTCTGCGTGCAGAACATGTACGGAATCGGGGTCCGCCCCGAGTACGAGGACTTCGTGCGTCTCTGCGGCGAGCAGGGCATCGCCTTCGTGCCGTTCTACGCGATCGCCGCCGCCGGCCGTCAGGGCGGAGTCACCACCCCGGAGAGCCCCGAGGTCCTCGCCGTCGCCGAGGCCCACGGCGCGAGCCCCGCCCAGATCCGGATCGCCTGGACCCTTCACCAGGGCCCCCACCTCCTCGCCATCCCCGGCACCGGCGACCCCGACCACCTCGCCGCCAACGTCGCCGCCGGCGCGCTCCGGCTCACCGACGAGGACCTGGCCCTCCTCGACCGACCGCACCGCACGCCCGCCGACGACGACGACGCTTCCTAGCCCCGCCGGCTCCCCGGGCGCCCTCATAGACTCCACCGTCATGACGCACACGCCGAGCCCCGCCGCCCGCTCCGCCCTGGCCGCCGCCCTCGCCGCCGACCTCGCCCCCACCGGCATCCTCCGCGCCTCCGTCAACCTCGGGAACCCGGTGCTCGCGCAGGGCACCCCCGAGGCGCCGTCCGGGATCACCGTCGATCTGGCGCGGGAGATCGGGGCGCGGCTCGGGCTTCCCGTCGAGCTGCTCTGCTTCGACGCGGCTCGGAAGTCCTTCGAGGCGATGGCCGACGGCCGGGCCGACCTCTGTTTCCTCGCCGTGGATCCGGCGCGGGAGACGGAGGTCGCCTTCACCGCCCCGTACGTCGTCATCGAGGGCGTGTACGCCGTCCCCCGCGACTCCGGCCTCACCGCCGTCGAGGACGTCGACGCGCCCGGCATCCGGATCGGCGTCAAGCAGGGCTCCGCGTACGACCTGTTCCTCTCCCGGACCCTCGCGCACGCGTCGGTCGTCCGAGGGGCGGAGGGCGTCGACACGTTCCGGGAGGGGGGCCTGGAGGTGGGCGCAGGCATCCGGCAGCCGATGACCTCGTACGTCGCGGCGAACCCCGAAGTCCGCTTGATCGAGGGCCGGTTCATGGAGATCCGGCAGGCGGTCGGGACGACGGTCGACCGCGCCCCGGAGACCGTCGCCTTCCTCCGCTCCACCGTCGAGGAGCTGAAGGCGAACGGCTTCGTCGCGGACTCGCTCCGCCGCGCCGGGCAGGACGCGGGGCTGCTCGCCCCGCCCGCCTGACCCTGACAGCACCGGGGGACAGGACGCTCAGCCGCCCGTCACGTCCGCCGGCGTCAGCGGCTTCCCCGGGATCAGGATCCGGTCCCCGGGTCCGTACGGGATCAGCTCGTCCCACCACCTCGCCGCCGGGTCGAAACGGGCGTACGCCACCGTGCCGGCCGGGGCGGGATCGCGGGCCCTGAGCGCGCGGAGGGCGAAGGCGGGACCGTCCTGGAGCCGGACGATCCCGTCGACGGCCAGCGGGCCGCGCTCCGTGCGCATCACCGGCCCGCCGACGGCGGGCGCGCGCCCCTGGACCTGCCGCCGTACGGCCTCGGCGTGGACGTCCAGGACCGTGGCCAGCGGCAGACCGAAGCAGCGCCGCGCGCCCGCGCCGCGCTCGACGAGCATGCGGTACGGGACGAGGCCGAGCCCGGTCTGCTCCCGCCACATGCGCGCCCAGGTCCCGGCGTCGTCGTTGACGTGCCGGAGGACGGCGGCCTGGGTACGTACCACCGCTCCCGTCGCGAGGAGGCGGCCGACGGCCCGGCGGGCCGGTTCCGGGTGGAGCTCCCGGGGGTGGGAGACGTGGAGCAGCAGGGTGAGGTGGCGGCCGGAGGCGACGACGCGTTCGAGGAGGCGGAGGAGGTCGTCGGCGTCGGGGGCGTCGAGGAAGCGCTGCGGGGAGAAGGACACGGCCTTGCTGCGGATGCGGACCGTCCGTATGCGCGGCCGGTCGAGGAGCGCGGTGACGTACGGATCGAGCAGCTCGGCCCGCATGAGCAGGGGGTCCTCGCCGCCGAGGACGACGTCGGTGATCTCCGGGTGCCCGGCGAGGTGGGCGGAGAGCGCCCCGGGCCCACCAAGCGCCCGCTCGCGCGCGGGGTCGCCGGTGTAGCGGGGCCAGCGGAAGCAGGATGCACAGTGGGTGGGGCAGGTCCGGCCCCGGCGGGGGTCCTGGTCGGGGAGGACGAGCAGCGTCTCCGGGTACGGGTGGCGGAGTTCCCCGCAGTCCCGGCCGCCCGGGTGGGGGTCGAGCCGTTCGCGCAGGCCGTCGACGACGAGCCGTAGTCGGTCCCGGTCGCCGTTCCGCAGCGTCTGCTCGACGGCGGCGAAGTCCGCGGGGGCGAGCAGGTCGCGGTGGGGCACGAGGAGCCGGTAGAGGGGGTCGTCGGGGGCGCGCGACCAGTCGATGAGTTCGTCGGCGGCGTGGGAGCCGACCCTGAGCGGCAGCACGCGGCCGACGACGTCGGCGTCGTGGGCGAGGGCGGGCTGCCCGGTGCGGTCGGCGATGAGTGCGGCAAGGCGGTGACCTGTGTAGACGGTCACCCGTTCCCCACCACCAGGACGTCGGTCGTCTGCACGGTCGTTGCCTCCCCGAAGACCTCACCGAAGGCCTCCTCGAAGGCCTCACCGATGGCTGGTGCGGCGCACCCCGGACGATGATGGGGAGCGGGGCCCCGGCCCGCCAATGGCCCTAGCGGTGGCCCGTCTTGGGGACAACTGAGGAGTCCGGCCAATCATGCGCGGCGCGTACCGGACAGTGCCGTGTGACACGAACGTCCGGTACGGGCCGTTACGACCGGGTTCACACCCGAGGGCTTTCGGCCCGGCGTACGCCCGGGGCAACTGCCAGATTGGCGCCTTTCCTCCCCACCGACAACTGCGGCTCAAGCCGTAGGCGCCACCGCGTGGGAGCGCTTCGGAAATCGGCCGAGGAAGTGCCCTCGGCGGCGGCCGGGAGGCCGCCTTCCCGGCCCTGAAAGCCCTCTTCCGGAGGCCCGGCCGCCCCGCGCCACCCCCAGCTCCAACACCGCCCCAAGGGGCCGTCATTGCGCCACACAACCCCTCCCCGCATAGGCTCTGACCTGGCCTTTCACCCCAACTCCCCCTAGCCTTGAGGGACTCGGAGGGGAGATCCACATGGGTCTGAACGACCGCAACATCCGCACCGTCGACGACGTCCTGAACCTGCTCGACGGGCTCTTCGCGCCCGATGCCGACCGGTGGTCCGGTGGCGGGGCCGACTGGTGGGACGGGTTCTACGCCGACCGGGACAAGCCCGTGCCGTTCTTCGTCGCCAAGCCCGACGAGAACCTCGTCTCGTACGTCGAGCGGGGGCTGCTCCCGGCCGGGGGCGGGCGGGCCCTCGACCTCGGCTGCGGGCCCGGACGGAACAGCCTGTACCTCGCGTCGCTCGGCTACGAGGTGGACGCCGTCGACCTCTCCGCCACCGCGATCCGCTGGGCCGGGGAACGGGCCCGCGAGACCGGGGCCACCGGAATCCGATTCGTGTGCGGCGACGCCTTCGCACCCGGGACCGTCCTCGACGGGCCGTACGACCTCGTCTACGACTCCGGCTGCTTCCACCACCTGCCGCCGCACCGCCGCATCAGCTACCTCGCGCTCCTGGACCGCGTCCTCGCGCCCGGCGGGCACTTCGCACTCACCGCGTTCGCCGCCGGGGAGGGCGGCATGGGCTCCGAACTGCCCGACGCCGACTTCTACCGGAAGGGCAGGCTGGACGGCGGACTCGCCTATACGGACGCCTCGTTGTGCGGCATCTTCGCCGACCTGACCGACGTCGAGGTCCGTCGCATGCGCGACGAGCCGGCCGACGCCCCCACCTTCGGCGAAGCCTTCCTCTGGACGGCACTCTTCCGACGCCCGTAATCCGATGGGGGGCCGGGGCCCCGGCGACCGTAATTCGGTGGGGGTCGGGACCCCGGCCCCCTACCCTCGCCCCATGGGCCACGCCAAGACCTCGTACGTCTGCCTGCCGTGCCGCGCCTCGTACAAGCAGCCGTACGACACCTCGCGCGAGCGGCGGTGTCCGCGCTGTGCGCGCGCCCTCATCCACGTCGGGTCCGCCTTCGCGCCGCCCCGCCGCCGGGACGTCTCGGGCTGGCGGGCACTGTCGGTCGTCCTCCATGCCGGAATCCGGTTCCACAAGAACTGCTGCTTCGGCGGGCCCGGTTACCGCCCCCGCACCCTCTCCGAGGTCAAGGCCGGCCTGGTCCGCGCCCGCCGCACCGGTGAGCCGATCGCGCAGGCGCTCACCCGCTGCGGATAGGGCCGGACAAGGCCCTCACATCGACGTCAGGTGCTGCGCGAGCCGGTCGTACTGCTCCCGTACTCCCGCCTCCATGCCCGCCGCCAGCGCCTGGTCCCTGATCTCGTTCGACGGCCAGAAGGACGTGCTGGTCAGGGCCGTACCGCCGTCCGGAGTCGCGTCGAAGGTGAGCGTGACGCGGACCGGGTCCCCGTCCGGCATCTGCTCGAAGACCTCCGTGTAGTCGAGCCGCTCGGCCGGGACGACGTCCTCGTACCTGCCGGAGAAGACGATCTGCTGTCCGTCCGGGGCGGTCTGGCCCCAGCGCCACGCGCCGCCCACCCGCAGATCGATGTCGACGACCGTCGTGGTCAGTCCGGACACCCCGTACCACTCCCGTACGTGCGCCGGGACCGTCCACGCCTCCCAGACCCTGGCCGGCGGGGCGTCGAAGGTGCGGGTGATGACCAGCTCGCGGTCGGCCGGGGTCGTCAGGAGGGTGACCATGGTCCGTTCCCTTCCGAAAGAAGCCGCTCCAGTGGCTCTTCCAGTGGCTCTTCCAGGATCGCCCCGCCGCCCCGGCCCAGCACGTCCAGCCCGCGCGCAAACCAAGTGAACATGTTCAACGCATGAGCGCTAAAGTTCTGCCACGCGGCCGTCCCGACCATGACGCAGCCGCCGACTTCAGACCTGTGGGGGGTCCCCTTTGCCGCGCACTACGCGCCGGCTTCCGCACGCCCTCGTGCGTGCCGCTGCCGTTTTCGTTCTCTCGGCGGGCGTCACCGTGCCCGCCCTCGTCCACGCCCCGACCGCCTACGCGGCCGACGTGTCCGCCACCTTCACCACCGACGACGCCAAGTTCGGCGTCCAGATCGCCGGCCGCCCGCTGTGGATCCAGGTCAGTGTCCTGGCCTCCACCGCGCCCGACGCCGCCGCCCTCGCCTCGACCGACGCCCTGAGCTGGCAGGACGGGAACACGGACACCGGCCGGCCCTACGGCTACGTCACCGACACCGCGCTGCGGCTGCCCGAGGGCACCCCGTACGGCAGCTATCCGGTCCGCGTCGAGTACCGGCTGCCCGGCGGCACCGTCCAGAGGTGGACCGGCGGCACGTACGCCCACAAGCTGCACACCGGCGTCTCGCAGCTCTCCTTCGACCGGAAGACCACCAGCCTCACCGCCCGGACGGTCGTCCTCTCCGGCAAGGCCACGACCTGGGACCCGGTCACCGGCACCGTGACGCCCGCCCGTGCCGGCACCAGGGTCAAGGTCAGCCTCAGCACCGTCTCCGACACCTGGAAGGAGCTGACGGGCACGGCGACCACCGGCGCCGACGGCGCCTTCTCGCTGCCGTTCACCCCGAACGCCGCGATCAACCGCGGCACCGCGACCGTCGTCACCCCGGTCGCCGACACCGTGCCCGCCGCCGCCGCGCCCGTCCCCGAGGTCGGCGTCGAGAAGACCACGTACCGGATCGCGGCCAAGCTGAACAAGTACCGCGTCGCGCAGCACACGAACGTCACCGTCGCCGGCCGCGTCGAGCGGCTGACCCCGGACGGCTGGAAGCCGTACGCGGGCGCGCCGCTCATCACCACCAGCCAGAAGCCGTCCTTCGACCTGGCGGTCCACGGGCGCATGGGCAGCGGCGTCTCGGCGGCGAACGGCACCTTCTCGTACGGGGCGCGCGCCACGCACGCGACGCAGGTGTTCACCTCCCTCGCGCCGTCGGTGTACTACCAGTCCCGCGCGTACGACGAGGGGAACATCGCCGTCCCCCAGCCCTTCTCGTTCACCAACTGGCGCATCACCCTCGACGAGTACGGCCGGGTCCGCGGCACCGGCCGGATGACGACCCAGGCGTGGTGCGGGGAGCAGACCGTCACCCTCCAGGCCTCCCTGGACAACGGCCGCACGTGGCGGAACCTCTCCGGCGCCAGGGCGAGCGGCGGCACCGCCGGCTACTGCCCGTTCGACGTCTCGTCCGGCGGCTACGTCAACGCGCTCTACCGGCTGCACCACGCCGAGAACGACCACATGGTCGCCAGGACCACCGGCAGCGTCCGGCTCGGCCGCGTCCCGACCCGGTTCTCCGCTTTCGCCATCACGCCCTCCCGGCCGTACGTGGACGCCAAGATGACTGTCTCCGGCACCCTCCAGCAGCGGACCGGCGGCGTCTGGAAGCCCCTCAAGGGCGCCAAGGTCACGCTCGTGTTCAAGCCCAAGGGCGACACCCAGTGGTACTGGGTGACCCGGAACGTCACCACCGGCAGCAACGGAAAGTTCAGCTTCCGCGCCACCAACTACGGCGACGGTTCCTGGGCGTTGGTGAAGCAGTCCGCGAACGGCTACTTCTACAGCGAGACGAAGGCGAAGTACATCGATGCGCGCTGACCTCCGGCGGACCACCGCCGCCCCGCTCGCCACGGCCGTGCCGAGACGCCTCACCACGGCCGTGCCGAGAACCCTCACCACCGCAGTGCCGAGAACCCTCGCCACGGCCCTCGCCGCGGTCCTCCTCGGCACGGGCGGCGCCCTCGCCACCCCGGCCCCGGCCGCCGCCGACACCCCCACCCCCTCCCCCCTCGGCATCGGCCCCGCCGTCACCGAGAGCCACCAGCGCGGCATCTTCGGCGTGTCCGCCTGGACCGACACCCCCGGTGTCACCATCACCAAGGTCTCCGCGACGCTCCGCAAGGGCGACACCGTCGTCGAGATCCCCTCGCTCCCCGCGTACGAGTGGGACAAGGGCCGCTTCGGCCTGGGCCAGGCGCCGCTGAAGCTGACCGAGGACGGCGGCACGATGCCCACCCTCGGCCGGTACGCCATCGACATCACGGCCACCGACTCGCGCGGCAACACCCGCACCCGCACCGACGCCGGCGTCCTCGACTTCACGCTCAGGCCGCAGCTGGAGTTCGCCTTCTCCGCCCCCGGCTGGGACGACCGCACCACGGTCCCCAGCGGCACCCTGACCGGTGTCCAGCCCGGCTCCGGCGACATCGTGCCGATCACCGGCCGGACGATCGACGTCCAGCGGACGACACCCCCGGCGAGCCCGGTCCAGTCCCCCGTCACCGACGGGACGGGCGCCTTCACCGGCGAGGCGTACACGGACGTCAGGCCGGGCGACGAGTTCCGGGTCGCCTACACCGAGGACAGCGACGAGGTCCACGGCAGCGCCGTCTGGACCCGCACCCTCTACACCTGGCGCCCGCACACCGTGACCGTGAAGGCCACCACCGACCGCGTACGGGTCCTCCCCGGACAGCAGGCCACCGTCACCGGCCGGATGACCGACCCGAAGAACGGCGGCGCGCCCCTGGCCGGCCAGCAGCTCCGGATCGGCCCGACCTCGGGCAGCTACCTCCACCCCACGTTCGCCAAGGTCGTCACGACCGACGCCGACGGCCGGTTCACCACACGGATCCCGTCCCTCCCCGGGCTGCGCATCGACGGCTGGGCGGCCGCCCCGGTCGACCCGTACCAGAGCTTCGGCACCGCCACGGTGGGCGGCCGGCTCGCGATGCCGCAGGAGGCACGGGTCCTCCTCCGCTCCCGCACACTGTCGGCCGACGCGAAGGTGACGGCGACCGGGAAGCTGCGCGCCACCTACGACCCCGAGGCCTCCGTCAGCGCGCAGCCGCTCCTCCTGGAGGTCTCGGCCGACGGCCGGACCGGCTGGCGGCAGATCGGCTCCGCCAAGGCGGACGACTACTACGACACCGTCGTCAGGGCCGGCAGCCGCGGCGGCTGGTAC is a window encoding:
- a CDS encoding lysine 2,3-aminomutase codes for the protein MTVYTGHRLAALIADRTGQPALAHDADVVGRVLPLRVGSHAADELIDWSRAPDDPLYRLLVPHRDLLAPADFAAVEQTLRNGDRDRLRLVVDGLRERLDPHPGGRDCGELRHPYPETLLVLPDQDPRRGRTCPTHCASCFRWPRYTGDPARERALGGPGALSAHLAGHPEITDVVLGGEDPLLMRAELLDPYVTALLDRPRIRTVRIRSKAVSFSPQRFLDAPDADDLLRLLERVVASGRHLTLLLHVSHPRELHPEPARRAVGRLLATGAVVRTQAAVLRHVNDDAGTWARMWREQTGLGLVPYRMLVERGAGARRCFGLPLATVLDVHAEAVRRQVQGRAPAVGGPVMRTERGPLAVDGIVRLQDGPAFALRALRARDPAPAGTVAYARFDPAARWWDELIPYGPGDRILIPGKPLTPADVTGG
- a CDS encoding SRPBCC domain-containing protein translates to MVTLLTTPADRELVITRTFDAPPARVWEAWTVPAHVREWYGVSGLTTTVVDIDLRVGGAWRWGQTAPDGQQIVFSGRYEDVVPAERLDYTEVFEQMPDGDPVRVTLTFDATPDGGTALTSTSFWPSNEIRDQALAAGMEAGVREQYDRLAQHLTSM
- a CDS encoding aldo/keto reductase, encoding MTTTPTTTTPTTASAAGTWTLGDLTVNRIGFGAMRLPQRGEALVETAVPRDRGEAIAVLRKAVDLGVNHIDTAAFYFSPLRSANELINSAFGGSYPDDLVIATKVGPCRDTSGAWATHARTPAALRGQVEENLRQLGRDHLDVVNLRVVGSDSIAERFGALAELRDAGLIRHLGVSNITPEQLTEAQAIAPVVCVQNMYGIGVRPEYEDFVRLCGEQGIAFVPFYAIAAAGRQGGVTTPESPEVLAVAEAHGASPAQIRIAWTLHQGPHLLAIPGTGDPDHLAANVAAGALRLTDEDLALLDRPHRTPADDDDAS
- a CDS encoding class I SAM-dependent methyltransferase; translated protein: MGLNDRNIRTVDDVLNLLDGLFAPDADRWSGGGADWWDGFYADRDKPVPFFVAKPDENLVSYVERGLLPAGGGRALDLGCGPGRNSLYLASLGYEVDAVDLSATAIRWAGERARETGATGIRFVCGDAFAPGTVLDGPYDLVYDSGCFHHLPPHRRISYLALLDRVLAPGGHFALTAFAAGEGGMGSELPDADFYRKGRLDGGLAYTDASLCGIFADLTDVEVRRMRDEPADAPTFGEAFLWTALFRRP
- a CDS encoding deoxyxylulose-5-phosphate synthase, yielding MGHAKTSYVCLPCRASYKQPYDTSRERRCPRCARALIHVGSAFAPPRRRDVSGWRALSVVLHAGIRFHKNCCFGGPGYRPRTLSEVKAGLVRARRTGEPIAQALTRCG
- a CDS encoding transporter substrate-binding domain-containing protein yields the protein MTHTPSPAARSALAAALAADLAPTGILRASVNLGNPVLAQGTPEAPSGITVDLAREIGARLGLPVELLCFDAARKSFEAMADGRADLCFLAVDPARETEVAFTAPYVVIEGVYAVPRDSGLTAVEDVDAPGIRIGVKQGSAYDLFLSRTLAHASVVRGAEGVDTFREGGLEVGAGIRQPMTSYVAANPEVRLIEGRFMEIRQAVGTTVDRAPETVAFLRSTVEELKANGFVADSLRRAGQDAGLLAPPA